A DNA window from Bacillus carboniphilus contains the following coding sequences:
- a CDS encoding LysM peptidoglycan-binding domain-containing protein yields MRIHVVQYGDTLWKIANQYQVPINRLVEVNKLPSTNAIIPGLALYIPEASPTIIRHYQLKAGDMLWRIANQFQTTVQSILRENPNVNPTQLYIGQHISIPTSLKNQLQTLGFYVPYNVNEFLPKFRELARNLTYLAVVSYSFTNEGYAYVLLDDTTIVSESNRIGVVPLLMIRNVINDEFSAELVGGVLEDPQKRRNLVASLLNFVRQRGYGGVSLDLEFIPPQRRGDFISFLRELKIALGSLLLHVNVHAKSEDLPTNRIVGGYDYRAIGQISDIVAVMTIDYGYPTGPPDPIAPIWWMNNVVRYATNLIDRRKLQIAFPLYGYDKRVIDNQTSARSVLGMQNLAISTSTTIQYDTNAESPWFRYWRGAEEHVVWFEDIRSYSVKYGLVDFYQLLGVTYWQLGLDAPHNWAYVNDNIIVDKIR; encoded by the coding sequence ATGAGGATTCATGTCGTTCAATATGGAGATACTTTATGGAAAATCGCTAATCAATATCAAGTTCCCATAAATAGATTGGTAGAGGTCAATAAACTACCATCGACCAATGCAATCATCCCAGGTTTGGCTTTATATATACCGGAGGCAAGCCCCACCATTATCCGTCACTACCAATTAAAAGCAGGAGATATGCTTTGGCGAATTGCGAATCAATTTCAAACCACTGTACAGTCTATACTACGCGAAAATCCGAATGTAAATCCTACTCAATTATATATTGGCCAGCATATCAGCATACCCACAAGCTTAAAAAATCAACTACAAACCTTAGGTTTTTATGTTCCATATAATGTGAATGAATTCTTACCCAAATTCAGAGAACTAGCCAGAAATCTAACATACTTAGCAGTTGTCTCTTACTCTTTTACGAATGAGGGATATGCTTATGTATTGTTAGATGATACAACCATCGTTTCAGAAAGTAACCGTATAGGTGTAGTACCACTTTTAATGATAAGAAATGTTATTAACGATGAATTTAGTGCAGAACTTGTTGGAGGTGTACTAGAAGATCCGCAAAAACGAAGAAACTTAGTTGCAAGCTTACTAAACTTTGTCAGACAAAGGGGGTATGGTGGAGTTAGCTTAGACCTTGAATTCATTCCTCCACAACGAAGAGGAGACTTTATTAGCTTCTTAAGAGAATTAAAAATAGCACTAGGTTCTCTCCTTTTACATGTAAACGTTCATGCCAAATCGGAGGACCTACCAACCAATCGAATTGTTGGTGGATATGATTATCGTGCTATCGGGCAAATTTCTGATATTGTGGCGGTCATGACAATTGATTATGGTTATCCGACAGGACCTCCAGACCCAATTGCACCTATATGGTGGATGAATAATGTGGTCCGATATGCCACTAACTTAATTGACCGTAGAAAACTTCAAATCGCATTCCCGTTATATGGTTATGATAAGCGGGTAATTGATAATCAAACAAGTGCCAGGTCTGTCTTGGGCATGCAAAATCTCGCCATTTCCACATCTACCACTATTCAATATGACACAAATGCTGAGTCACCGTGGTTTAGATATTGGAGAGGCGCCGAGGAACACGTTGTATGGTTTGAGGATATTAGAAGCTACAGTGTAAAGTATGGTTTAGTTGATTTTTATCAATTATTAGGTGTTACCTATTGGCAATTAGGTCTAGATGCTCCACATAATTGGGCCTATGTGAATGATAATATTATAGTCGATAAAATAAGGTGA